The window ATGGCATTGCATCTGATTCATTATTTCAGTTCAAAAAATGATGCACAGAAAAACTCTGATGAGAGCAAATGGTAGTAATTATACTCATCTCATACTGGATTTCGGATAAAATCCGAGTTAAAATTGAGCGAGTATACCTTCACCAAGATTTTGTTTCCGGTAAAACCGAAAACCAAATCGGTTTTAGTATATCCGGTTGATGAAGCCGTCATTTCGTGATGGATTCGTGGTATCATGTACTATTTATCGGGCAAAGGGAGTAATTATTTATTTTAGAAGGGAGTACTTTTTTACTATACGGCCATATAACCAGTTATCCTGTCGCAACTTTCGGGAAATATCGTGCCGGTCAGGGGACATATTCCCGGCTACTCATTGAAAAAGAACTTACTCTACCCATTGCAGATTGATTTCCTTTTCATAACCCGATTGCAATGTATCATTTTTCTCAATGTATCGTCAGGAAGGATGCGCTCAACTCGTGATTCTTATTGACATTCATCTTTAATATCCTATAATTGCAACTATTTGTTTATCAAAGGGTTCTGTGGAAAATTTCCCGGAAAACTGTTCATAAATCTCCTGCTGCTGTCCCTCTCAGGCGGGGTGTTGAAGATGGCTGAAGCAATGAAAAAGAGGAGATGGAGAACCTTTAACGCTGATTCAGAGAACTCTTATTTTTTTTCTTATACTTAAGGAGCGCGTATTTCTGTGTCTAATACATGTGTAATAGGATTACAATGGGGTGATGAAGGGAAGGGGAAGATCATTGATGTTCTTGCAAAAGAGTATGACATTATTGCGAGATACCAGGGGGGAGGGAATGCCGGACACACCCTGGTGATACATAATGAGAAATTCATCTTTCATCTGATACCATCAGGGATTTTGCATTCGGGGAAAAAGTGTGTTATCGGTAATGGGGTTGTCATTGATCCCGGTCTCCTTTTACACGAGATAGAAGAACTCACCAAAAGAGATACCGGAGAAATCGGAAATCTGTTTATCAGTGATCGGGCACATGTTGTATTTCCCTATCATAAAAAACTGGATTTACTTATCGAGAAACAGAAGGGTGATCTGATGATCGGCACAACCGGGCGCGGGATCGGGCCCTGTTATACCGATAAGATTGCCAGAACAGGTATCCGCATTACAGAATTATATCATAAAGAGTATTTTAAAGAGAAGCTGAAAAAAACCATAGCTGAAAAAAATAAATTATTTGTTAACGTATATAACGCTGAACCGACATCGTGGGAAGAAGTGTATAAAGAGTATAGCGGTTATGCGGAGAGATTAAGGCCTTTTGTGTGTGATACGCTGGAATTAATGGCAGATGCGGCCCGTAAAAACGAGAAAATTCTCTTTGAAGGGGCACAGGGCACATTGCTGGATGTTGACTTTGGAACATATCCTTTTGCTACCTCTTCCAATGCAGGGGTAAGCGGTGTTTTATCCGGACTGGGTGTGCCTCCTCAACGGATCCATAAGGTATTTGGAGTGATGAAAGCGTATTCAACAAGGGTCGGCAGTGGTCCATTCCCGACGGAAATTGAGGGAGCTGAGGGTGAGTATATCCGTACCAAGGGGGGAGAATATGGTGCAACTACCGGCAGATCGAGAAGATGCGGATGGTTTGATGGCGTGGCGGCACGTCATTCCGTCAGAATTAATGGTGTTGATTCTGCTGTTATTACCAAGCTTGATGTACTGGATGATCGGAAAACGTTGAAAATATGCACTGGTTATAGAAGCGGCAGCAGGGTGTATGAAAGTTTTCCTGCAGATTTAAATATCATCACTGACTGTGAGCCCGTATATGAAGAGCTTCCCGGGTGGTTGGCAGATACATCTCAAGTGAGAGACGTGAGTGATCTTCCGCAAAATGCCATACACTATATTCAGACAATTGAAAGGTATCTGGGGCTGAAAATAGAAATGATCTCTGTGGGTCCTGAACGCTCACAGATTATGAGAATGTAACTATGGCTAAAGGAATCAAATTACCGAATCATATCGCCATTATTATGGATGGTAATGGCCGGTGGGCCAGGAGAAAAGGATTTTTGAGAATAAGGGGGCATGAGGAAGGTGTCAAGTCGGTCAGGGAGATAACTACAGAGTGTGCAGGAATGCATATTGAACAATTAACGCTCTATGCTTTTTCAAATGAGAACTGGAAACGTTCTAAAATAGAGGTGGATTTCCTGATGCAGATGCTGAAAAAGTATTTGATCGAGGAGCGAAAAACAATAGAAGAAAACAATATTATCTTGAAGACTATAGGAAGAATTGAAGCCCTGCCGGAAGATGTTCAGAAAGAGTTGTCAATAAGCATCGAAGAAAGTAGGGGGAATACGGGAATGATTTTATGTCTTGCCCTTAACTATGGTGGGAGAACAGAAATAATTGATGCAGCGAAACGGTTGGTGGAAGATACCGAGAACGGGAAAATTACTCATCAGGCAGTAAATGAGGTTTTGTTCAAGAGTTATCTGTATACATCAGAAATGTCAGATCCGGATCTGCTGATCCGGACGGGTGGTGAAATGCGGGTGAGTAATTTTTTGCTGTGGGAGATCTCATATGCGGAGCTCTGGTTTACCCCGGTCTACTGGCCTGAATTCAGAAAAAAACAACTGGAGGAGGCTTTAAAGGGATATATGAAGAGGGAGAGGAGGTTTGGGGGATTAATAACGTAAAAGTACTGAAGACCCGAATTCTTCTTGGGACTGCCATGCTTGTGCTCTTCTTTGGCATTTTGTTCTTAGATTACATCTTTGATTCGGATATAGGACTCGGTGTTCTCAGTGTAATTATGGGCCTGGTTGGCTTATGGGAATTTTATGGCCTCGTAGAAAAAAAAGATTTTACACCTTTCAAGTTGTCAGGTATTGTTTGTGGTGTTATCGTTTTTCTGGGGTTATGGTTATCTGTCTACCGCGAAGGTTTTGGCCAGGTTTTTTATGGCATATTTGTTTTCATTGTATTGTGGCTGTTTGGTAACCAGTTTTGCAAACAGGGCATTAACGATGCAATCAAAAATGTTTCAGTCACAATCTTTGGAATCATTTATACCTTCTATTTTCTCTCCTTCGTGATGCTGCTGCGTCATATGCAGAAAGGCTTTGGTATAATACTCCTGGTCTTGTTGATCACGAAAGGCGGGGATATCGGCGGGTATTTCTTTGGCAGCTGGCTTGGGAAGCATAAGCTGACTCCCATCAGCCCGAAAAAAACAATTGAGGGTGCACTGTTTTGTTTGCTGAGTAGCGTGGCAATTGCAGTAGGTTTAAACAGTATACCGGGCATGAGGATTTTACCCATCTACCTGATTGTTCCATTTGGTTTGCTGTTGAGCGCGGTGGGTATTTTCGGTGATTTAATTGAATCGGCTATGAAAAGAGATATGGAGGTGAAAGATTCGAGCAGTGTTATTCCGGCTTTTGGCGGGATTCTTGATATAATTGATTCACTGCTTATCTCTATACCTGTTGCCTACTATTTTCTTGTGATGATAGGATATTGATGCTGTGGGGGAAATCCAGTTAGAAAGTAATAACGAATCTGCATTGTTGTTCGGAGTTCATGACAAAAACCTGAGGTTGTTAAGAAATAAATATAATGTTAACATTGTAGCCAGGGACGGGGTCTTGAAATTCGAAGGTGAAGATAACCAGGTCAGGGAAATAACGGAGGTTGTCAGGGCTTTGATGGAGATAGTCCGGACATCAGGGAAGCTGGATGAACAAGATATACAGATTGTTATTGATAGTAGAAATCAGGGCTCGGACTATGTGCAATCAGACCAGGCCATAGATGTATTCCTGCAAGGACACCCGGTAAGGCCCAAGACTGAAGGTCAGCAGAGTTATGTAAATGCGATAAGGAAAAATGATCTGGTTTTCTGTATCGGCCCTGCAGGTACCGGGAAGACGTACCTGGCAGTAGCCCTGGCACTCTCCACGCTGAAGAGCGGATGTCTTAAGAAGATTGTTCTTGCGCGTCCTGCAGTTGAGGCAGGAGAGAAACTGGGTTTTCTGCCCGGAGATATTCAGGCGAAAGTGAACCCTTATCTGCGCCCTTTGTATGATGCATTGTCCGACATGGTTGAGTTCGGGCAGGTGAAAAAATACATCGAGAATGATCTGGTGGAGATACTTCCCCTTGCCTTTATGAGGGGGAGAACGTTAAATGACTCTTTTATCATCCTTGATGAGGCTCAAAATTGTACGGTAAAGCAAATGAAGACATTCCTGACACGTCTCGGGAAAAGGACGAAGGTAGTGGTTACCGGTGATATTACCCAGGTTGATCTGCCCTCAAGTGAGGTGTCAGGTCTCACTGATGTGCAGGAGAGATTGAAGGGTATTCCCGGTATTGGTTTTGTGTATCTTACCAAAAAAGATATTGTGCGTCATAGACTTGTTCAGTACATTGTTGATGCATATGAGACGTAGTAAATAGACCGTAAATTTATGATGGACGGTGTCTTCGAAAATGATTGTAGAGATAGCAGACTTGCAAAAACATTATGGGATCAAGAAGGAGAAGGTGAAAAGGGCCGTAAGGGATTTCCTGAAGAGGGAAGGCAGGGATGCGAAACTGAGCATTGCTTTTGTTGATAATAAAGAGATAAAGAAAGTAAACCAGCGTTTTCTCTCTTCTGATGAAATAACAGATGTGATATCGTTTCCTTTGGGAGGGGAGAGCGGATTCGTAAATGGAGAAATAATTGTCTCGGTGGAGACTGCAGTAGAGGTGGCACAGAGCAGACAATCAAGTGTTGAAGGTGAAATAATCCTTTATGTTGTCCATGGCATATTGCATCTGTTGGGATTTGATGATAACAACAGGGCGAATTCCAGGATTATGCGTGAAAAGGAAACGGAGGTTCTTTCCTTTTTAGGGTATCGTGTGGCTGAGATTGAAGATGGGTTTCTATAATACACCAGCTATAACACTGAGAAAAATTGATTATGGTGACTCCAGTCAGATAATAACATTTTTTACCCGTGAATATGGAAAAATCCAAACACTGGCAAAAGGATTAAAACTTCCGGTCAAGGGTATCAGTGGCGGGATAGATCTCTTTACCCATAACCATATAGTATTTATCCAGCGGGGAAGATCGCAGCTTCATATCCTGGCAGAATGGGTGCTGGAGGAGAGTTTTTGTTCGTTGAGAGATAATTTGAGAAAATTCTACTCTGCCTTATATTTACTGGAGCTTGTGGGAGAGTTTACCGAGATAAACGACAAAAATGAGTCTCTGTTTGATCTCATGGTGAATACGCTGTATGTGGTTGCAAATGGTGAGGATCCGACTGTAAGTATTCTGGCATTTGAGGTACAGATGCTCTCGTTAATCGGGTATATGCCGGAAATGAATCATTGTGTTTCGTGTAAATCGGAAATCGACTTGACCAGGGCTGCGTTGTTTAATGCATCTGAAGGCGGCTTGATCTGTCAATCCTGCGGGGGGTACCTGAAAGAACGGATAAAAATTATGGGTGGAACCATTGCCACCATTAACTGTCTGGCAGGTAAGAGAGTTGTGAGGCTGGAGCGTCTCAGGATTGAGCCGCTCATTCGAAATGAAATAAGACAGCTCCTGAGATACTATTTTTCTTCCTTACTGAATAAAGAACTGAAGATGTGGAAATATTTATGAAAAAACTGTTACTCCTGTTTACCATTCTTTCTGTCACCGTGTTTTTCTGCGTAAAAATATCATGTGCGAAACTGATATGGAGCACCGAGACAGGCTGGGTTGATCCGGTAACGTTACCAAAAGAGACGGATAATCAACTCTTTCAGTACGCTATTGCCTTGATCGTAAACAAGGAGTACATAAGCGCTATCGGGGTGTTGAACAGTATCATCAAGAATAACCCCGGCTCAGAAATTGCAGAAGAAGCACAGATGAAAATGGGCAAGGCGTATTACCTGCTGGGTGACTATAAGGCAGCCTTCGATGTCTATGAGCAATTGCTGGAACAAGATCGGGGATCACGCAGATTAAAAGAGATAATAGGGAAGGAATTTCAGATTGGAATTGCTCAGATGGAAAGGGATGAAAGGGGTGCTATTAAAGTCTTTGAAAGAATAATAGAGTTGAATCCTCTTGGGTTTACCGCTGCTGATGCTCAGATTAAGATCGCCGATTGTTATTATCAGATGAGTCAATTTGAAAATGCAATAGAAGCATTTCGTCTGGTTATGGAGAACTATCCGAATAGCGAATGGGTGCCTTATGCCCAGTTTAGAATTCCGTATTGCAAATTAAGTAATATTCGTATTCAAGAGAGAAATTATGAGCTGTTAGAGCAATCGAGAGAAGGTTTTGAAGAGTATATAGCCAATAATCCACAAGGGTCACTGGTTGCTTCCGCACAGGAAATAATTGAGGAGATTGATATATCGAGGGCCGAGAGAGACTACAGGGCGGGTGAGTTCTATCTGCGTAAAAAGAGGCCGGATGCCAGCGCTATCTATTTTAAGTCGGTAGAAAAAGAGTTTCCTGACACAGAGTGGGCAGATCTGGCGAGAGAAAAGCTTGAATGGCTGAGGTCCATCGAGGCAATAGGTCAATAGTTTTCGTTCCTCCACTGAGTTTCTGTTAAAGCACTTGTTCGTTAGACAAATGAAAAAGAAAATATTTCAACATTACCTTGCAGCGTTACTCCTGGTTTCAGTGACGGTTTGTGGATGCGGCTATTCCATGAAATCGTTAATGATTCGTGATATTAATACCATATATATCCCGATATTTGAGAATGAGACATTCAGGAGAGACCTCGAGTTTGGTCTCACAAAGGAGCTTAAGGATGCGGTTTTGTCCAGGACCGGGTTGAGGATAGTCAATAAAGATAACGCTGACACAATTTTGTCCGGTATTATTAAGGAAATTCAGGAAATGTTCCTTACCCAAAATACTGATGATAATATCGTTGAAGACCAGATTACACTTATTGTGGATTTCAAGCTCGTAGAGAGGAGTACAGGCAGGATCCTGGTACAGAGGCAGAGTGTAGCACAGCGGGCGGAATTTATTATAGGCAGAGGCGAGACTATTCTCTCTGCTTACGAGGAAGTACTGGCAGATATGGCGGAAACAATAGTCAACCTTATCGAGGAGAAGTGGTAGCGTATCTTGGCAGAAAAACATCGCAAAGGTTTTAGAGAGAGAGGCAATGAAACCCTGGTGATGGGAACTTTGAATGTTACTCCCGATTCTTTTTATGATGGAGGAAAGTATTACGGTCTGGAAAAAGCACTGGAGCGTGCAAAAGGCATGATAGAGGACGGGGTTGACATAATTGATGTCGGCGGTGTGTCAACAAGGCCTGGATCAGAGCCTGTCTCCGAGTCGGAAGAATTGAAGCGCGTTATTCCCGTTATTAAAGAGTTAAGCAGGGGAATCGATAAACCTATTTCAATTGATACCTACAAAGCCGGGGTAGCAGACAAAGCAATTGAGGCCGGTGCACAGATAGTTAACGATGTAAGCGGTTTAAGTGCCGATAGCGAAATGGCCAAAGTGGTTGCTGCGAAGGGAGTATCTATCATTATAATGCATATCAAAGGAGATCCGCATAATTTTCCAGTGAGCCCCCGGTATGGTGATCTCATTGCGGAAATTAATCTGTTTTTCAAAAGAAAAATTGAATATGCTTTACAATCAGGAATTTCAGAAGACAACATAATACTGGATCCGGGGATTGGCTTCGGAAAAACGATGAAGCACAATCTCGAAATCCTCAGAAGGTTGAGCGATTTCCGCTGCCACAATCTGCCTGTTATGGTTGGTACTTCACGTAAGTCTTTTATTTGTAAAGTTATAAAACCTTCGGAAGAGGATAGCCATTATCAGTATAATTCACAATTTGTCGGGACATTAGTGACACTTGTGATTGCTATGGCAAATGGAGCAGATATTTTACGGGTTCATGATGTGAAAGAAGCCGTGTACGTCAAAAAGATGTATAATGCTATACAGAGTCCCGATTGAGCAGGCTTTTGTTGTGCCTTTAAGCTCAAGCTTGCTGGACATAGATGCGATTACGTGAATTTACCAGTATGGTCTTGAAGGGATCGGTTTGATGGGAGGATTTTTTGAAAACCTGTATGGCGGGGCGCTCATAAAGACATGTGTAGAGATTTTTATCATATTTATTCTACTCTATACCATACTCAGGATAATGCAGGGGACCCGTGGGACAGGCATACTGAGGGGTCTGGCGTTTATTTTGGTTATCATCGCGATAGTCATCCTGTTTTTGATAAAGAAATTAGAGCTCTATACAGTTGACTGGCTTATTTCAGAGTTTTTACCAGTGTTTCTCATTCCGATCATTATCCTCTTTCAGTCGGAATTCAGACGTGCCCTTATCAAGCTGGGACAAAGCCGTCTCTTCAGGGTGTTTTTTCGCTCTGAGGTGTTAGTAGTTCAGGAGTTAGTGACTGCGATAATAAATTTATCTAAAAACAAGATAGGAGCCCTGATCGCAATCGAGCGCGAGGATGGATTGGATCATTATATTGAAAGTGGTATACGGATTAATTCAGATGTTTCCAGTGATCTCATCAGCACAATTTTCTGGCCAGGTACACCGCTTCACGATGGAGCTGTTATCATTCAGGATCAGAAAATTGCGGCTGCAGGTTGCCTCTTTCCTCTTACTGAAAGCGATTCCATAGCAAAAACCTTTGGAACACGTCACAGAGCCGGTATTGGTATTACTGAAGAGACCGATGCAATCTCGGTGATTGTATCAGAAGAGACCGGTGGTATTTCGATTTCTGTCAGAGGCCAATTACAGAAAGACATAAATCGGGACGAATTAGAGAAAACTCTGGAAAAATTGGCAGCTGAGGGAGTTCTGAGTTCTCAGGGGTAGAGCCACATTGTGAGAAAATTTCTGTTTGGTAATCTAAAAGTGAAGGGAATGGCCTTGATTATGGCCATTTCACTTTGGTTTTTTGCTGTTAATAAGCATACGGGAGACCTGAGTGAAAATATTCCGCTGATAATAACCCCCCCGGCTGGTTTGACGATACTGGATACGAGTTCATCTGTGATAAACGTCAGCTTGAGAGGGCCTCAAAATCTGATAGATCAGATACCTGTCATGATAAAAGAGGGCAAGATAAAGGCGAGATTTGATTTTTCAGAAGGAGAAGATATTGAGGGAGATAAATCTTCCAAAACCATTAGATTGACAGAGAAGAATTTCAACTTCCCGCAGGAAATTCGAATGGTTGCAATGGTTCCGAATGAGATTGATGTGGTATTGGGAAGGCTGGACAGTAAGTACCTTAAAGTGCAAATTCAAAAAAAGGGAGTCCCTGCCCCCGGATATAAAATAGCGACCGAATATTTCTATCCCCATAAAGTTCTGGTAACGGGACCTGCAAATGTTCTCAGAGAGTCAGAGATCATTAATACGGTCCCGATAGATATAAATGAGGTGACCAGCGAGCAGAACAGGACGTTCCCCTGGAATGTGGGCCTGGAACAAAGTCTCACGTATAATAAAGATGATAAATCCGTTTCACTCCCTATTCGTTGTGAAAGCAAGATAAAAGTGTGGTTTGTCATATCCGAACAGGATGACAAGAAGGTATTCAAGGGGGTTAAAATAAGAGTACTTCATCCAGATGACTATGGTTTTGTCGTAAAACTCAAGGAGGAGTATATTGACCTCACTCTTCAAGGTTCAAAGATGACGCTGGATAGTTTAGATATAAAGGATATTATAGCGTATGTTGACGTGGGTACGCTGATCCCGCCGGGACCGTACAAACAACCGGTTGTTTGTACGGTCCCGGCGGGACTCAAAATAGAGGGAAATCTACCCGAGATTCACGTTGATATCGTTTCGGGAAGAATAGATCAGAAAGAAGATTGAAAACGCGGCACATTGATACTATGTGCCGGTAAGGAAACCCTGTGGCTGCATGAAAACTGCTCAGATACGAGAAGCTGATTCTGCAGCCGGAACGTACCCATGTACCCGGGGGGGCAGGGATTATTTCAGCAAAGCAGTAGATGGGTAGTTTTCGTTCAACCGCTTAACTATGATTAAATTAGGTGTAAACGTTGACCATGTTGCTACAATAAGACAGGCGAGGATGACGTATGAACCCGATCCCGTTCTTGCGTCGGGCCTGGCAGACCTGGGGGGAGCTGATGTTATTACTGTTCACCTGAGAGAAGACCTGCGGCATATTCAGGTGAGAGACATTGAATTACTGCATAAG is drawn from Candidatus Scalindua sp. and contains these coding sequences:
- a CDS encoding adenylosuccinate synthase; amino-acid sequence: MSNTCVIGLQWGDEGKGKIIDVLAKEYDIIARYQGGGNAGHTLVIHNEKFIFHLIPSGILHSGKKCVIGNGVVIDPGLLLHEIEELTKRDTGEIGNLFISDRAHVVFPYHKKLDLLIEKQKGDLMIGTTGRGIGPCYTDKIARTGIRITELYHKEYFKEKLKKTIAEKNKLFVNVYNAEPTSWEEVYKEYSGYAERLRPFVCDTLELMADAARKNEKILFEGAQGTLLDVDFGTYPFATSSNAGVSGVLSGLGVPPQRIHKVFGVMKAYSTRVGSGPFPTEIEGAEGEYIRTKGGEYGATTGRSRRCGWFDGVAARHSVRINGVDSAVITKLDVLDDRKTLKICTGYRSGSRVYESFPADLNIITDCEPVYEELPGWLADTSQVRDVSDLPQNAIHYIQTIERYLGLKIEMISVGPERSQIMRM
- a CDS encoding isoprenyl transferase codes for the protein MAKGIKLPNHIAIIMDGNGRWARRKGFLRIRGHEEGVKSVREITTECAGMHIEQLTLYAFSNENWKRSKIEVDFLMQMLKKYLIEERKTIEENNIILKTIGRIEALPEDVQKELSISIEESRGNTGMILCLALNYGGRTEIIDAAKRLVEDTENGKITHQAVNEVLFKSYLYTSEMSDPDLLIRTGGEMRVSNFLLWEISYAELWFTPVYWPEFRKKQLEEALKGYMKRERRFGGLIT
- a CDS encoding phosphatidate cytidylyltransferase; translation: MLVLFFGILFLDYIFDSDIGLGVLSVIMGLVGLWEFYGLVEKKDFTPFKLSGIVCGVIVFLGLWLSVYREGFGQVFYGIFVFIVLWLFGNQFCKQGINDAIKNVSVTIFGIIYTFYFLSFVMLLRHMQKGFGIILLVLLITKGGDIGGYFFGSWLGKHKLTPISPKKTIEGALFCLLSSVAIAVGLNSIPGMRILPIYLIVPFGLLLSAVGIFGDLIESAMKRDMEVKDSSSVIPAFGGILDIIDSLLISIPVAYYFLVMIGY
- a CDS encoding PhoH family protein, with product MGEIQLESNNESALLFGVHDKNLRLLRNKYNVNIVARDGVLKFEGEDNQVREITEVVRALMEIVRTSGKLDEQDIQIVIDSRNQGSDYVQSDQAIDVFLQGHPVRPKTEGQQSYVNAIRKNDLVFCIGPAGTGKTYLAVALALSTLKSGCLKKIVLARPAVEAGEKLGFLPGDIQAKVNPYLRPLYDALSDMVEFGQVKKYIENDLVEILPLAFMRGRTLNDSFIILDEAQNCTVKQMKTFLTRLGKRTKVVVTGDITQVDLPSSEVSGLTDVQERLKGIPGIGFVYLTKKDIVRHRLVQYIVDAYET
- the ybeY gene encoding rRNA maturation RNase YbeY, producing the protein MIVEIADLQKHYGIKKEKVKRAVRDFLKREGRDAKLSIAFVDNKEIKKVNQRFLSSDEITDVISFPLGGESGFVNGEIIVSVETAVEVAQSRQSSVEGEIILYVVHGILHLLGFDDNNRANSRIMREKETEVLSFLGYRVAEIEDGFL
- the recO gene encoding DNA repair protein RecO, with the translated sequence MGFYNTPAITLRKIDYGDSSQIITFFTREYGKIQTLAKGLKLPVKGISGGIDLFTHNHIVFIQRGRSQLHILAEWVLEESFCSLRDNLRKFYSALYLLELVGEFTEINDKNESLFDLMVNTLYVVANGEDPTVSILAFEVQMLSLIGYMPEMNHCVSCKSEIDLTRAALFNASEGGLICQSCGGYLKERIKIMGGTIATINCLAGKRVVRLERLRIEPLIRNEIRQLLRYYFSSLLNKELKMWKYL
- the bamD gene encoding outer membrane protein assembly factor BamD, which gives rise to MKKLLLLFTILSVTVFFCVKISCAKLIWSTETGWVDPVTLPKETDNQLFQYAIALIVNKEYISAIGVLNSIIKNNPGSEIAEEAQMKMGKAYYLLGDYKAAFDVYEQLLEQDRGSRRLKEIIGKEFQIGIAQMERDERGAIKVFERIIELNPLGFTAADAQIKIADCYYQMSQFENAIEAFRLVMENYPNSEWVPYAQFRIPYCKLSNIRIQERNYELLEQSREGFEEYIANNPQGSLVASAQEIIEEIDISRAERDYRAGEFYLRKKRPDASAIYFKSVEKEFPDTEWADLAREKLEWLRSIEAIGQ
- the lptE gene encoding LPS assembly lipoprotein LptE, whose product is MKKKIFQHYLAALLLVSVTVCGCGYSMKSLMIRDINTIYIPIFENETFRRDLEFGLTKELKDAVLSRTGLRIVNKDNADTILSGIIKEIQEMFLTQNTDDNIVEDQITLIVDFKLVERSTGRILVQRQSVAQRAEFIIGRGETILSAYEEVLADMAETIVNLIEEKW
- the folP gene encoding dihydropteroate synthase; its protein translation is MAEKHRKGFRERGNETLVMGTLNVTPDSFYDGGKYYGLEKALERAKGMIEDGVDIIDVGGVSTRPGSEPVSESEELKRVIPVIKELSRGIDKPISIDTYKAGVADKAIEAGAQIVNDVSGLSADSEMAKVVAAKGVSIIIMHIKGDPHNFPVSPRYGDLIAEINLFFKRKIEYALQSGISEDNIILDPGIGFGKTMKHNLEILRRLSDFRCHNLPVMVGTSRKSFICKVIKPSEEDSHYQYNSQFVGTLVTLVIAMANGADILRVHDVKEAVYVKKMYNAIQSPD
- the cdaA gene encoding diadenylate cyclase CdaA, which produces MGGFFENLYGGALIKTCVEIFIIFILLYTILRIMQGTRGTGILRGLAFILVIIAIVILFLIKKLELYTVDWLISEFLPVFLIPIIILFQSEFRRALIKLGQSRLFRVFFRSEVLVVQELVTAIINLSKNKIGALIAIEREDGLDHYIESGIRINSDVSSDLISTIFWPGTPLHDGAVIIQDQKIAAAGCLFPLTESDSIAKTFGTRHRAGIGITEETDAISVIVSEETGGISISVRGQLQKDINRDELEKTLEKLAAEGVLSSQG
- a CDS encoding CdaR family protein, which translates into the protein MRKFLFGNLKVKGMALIMAISLWFFAVNKHTGDLSENIPLIITPPAGLTILDTSSSVINVSLRGPQNLIDQIPVMIKEGKIKARFDFSEGEDIEGDKSSKTIRLTEKNFNFPQEIRMVAMVPNEIDVVLGRLDSKYLKVQIQKKGVPAPGYKIATEYFYPHKVLVTGPANVLRESEIINTVPIDINEVTSEQNRTFPWNVGLEQSLTYNKDDKSVSLPIRCESKIKVWFVISEQDDKKVFKGVKIRVLHPDDYGFVVKLKEEYIDLTLQGSKMTLDSLDIKDIIAYVDVGTLIPPGPYKQPVVCTVPAGLKIEGNLPEIHVDIVSGRIDQKED